Proteins co-encoded in one Setaria viridis chromosome 9, Setaria_viridis_v4.0, whole genome shotgun sequence genomic window:
- the LOC117835064 gene encoding lysine-specific demethylase JMJ27 isoform X1, whose product MIETGTHIYQNMILRNVAHLVEIFAIVDNWDVSTDDKVKFSLRIVHFLLPWLKEFHQDQVLEKRIEASIQAGIDACSVKVTLATCWRNERTYCNNCRTSIADFHRSCNKCFYDLCLSCCRELRGGHAPGGGVKSDKVTNLTYDGGKEDWQQRSSHDKVASQGPSDGQYAILIGSAVPPEDNTPRWRANSNGSIPCPPNAFGGCGSSLLELKCLLEEKFIADLLEKSNSVVNNGTQLESEGSKCSCFAESGYMNDETSRKASRRHNSCDNYIYCPTARDVQNESLDHFQEHWLKGQPVIVRDSLALASGLSWEPMVMWRALREIRDKNKDERLSVIALECLTWCEVDVNMRMFFTGYSRGLVGPADLPLLLKLKDWPPHSSFEERLPRHSTEFISALPLRAYTDPKSGPLNLAVKVPKDFAKPDLGPKVYIAYGVTQELEIGDSVTKIHCNMSDAVYILTHTDEIKLKSKRITAVKKMKEILSTKGASAYLQSSHADLAARTSTDSTEGMSAQLTGQTHSKQHACNSSVARGKREKKKGKGNKIEHIPVSTESEDEDLPSVEGSQTEGGALWDIFRREDVTKLHDYLMKHADEFRHCNYEPVKQVTHPIHDQYFYLTHEHKRKLKEEYGIEPWTFEQRLGEAVLIPAGCPHQVRNLKQSCINVALDFVSPENLRQCIRLTNEFRLLPKGHWANEDKLEVKKIALHALSKAIADITLYDCKDGPKKEVKDELRPSEVAEMECQP is encoded by the exons ATGATCGAAACAGGTACCCACATTTATCAGAATATGATTTTGAGAAATGTTGCCCATCTTGTCGAAATATTTGCAATT GTTGACAACTGGGATGTATCTACAGATGATAAAGTTAAATTTTCCCTGCGTATTGTGCACTTTCTGCTCCCTTGGTTGAAAGAATTTCACCAAGATCAGGTGCTAGAGAAGAGGATTGAGGCCTCGATTCAAG CAGGGATTGACGCATGCAGCGTTAAGGTTACTCTAGCTACATGTTGGCGCAACGAACGGACATACTG CAACAACTGCAGGACATCTATTGCTGATTTCCACAGAAGCTGCAACAAATGTTTCTATGATCTCTGCCTCAGCTGCTGCCGGGAGCTTCGTGGAGGCCATGCTCCTGGTGGTGGTGTTAAAAGTGACAAAGTTACAAATCTCACTTATGATGGAGGCAAGGAAGATTGGCAACAGAGAAGTagtcatgataaagttgcaagtcaagGACCTTCAGATGGACAGTATGCCATTTTGATAGGTAGTGCAGTTCCACCTGAGGATAACACTCCTAGGTGGAGGGCAAATAGCAATGGAAGCATACCTTGTCCTCCAAATGCATTTGGTGGTTGTGGTAGTTCACTTCTTGAACTTAAGTGTTTGCTCGAAGAGAAATTTATTGCTGACTTACTAGAGAAATCCAATTCCGTGGTCAACAATGGAACACAGCTGGAGTCTGAGGGTTCAAAATGTTCCTGCTTTGCAGAATCTGGTTACATGAACGATGAAACATCACGAAAAGCATCTCGCAGACATAATTCCTGTGATAACTACATATATTGTCCAACTGCTAGAGATGTTCAGAATGAAAGTCTGGATCATTTCCAGGAGCACTGGTTGAAGGGGCAGCCTGTTATTGTTCGCGATTCACTTGCATTGGCTTCTGGGTTGAGCTGGGAACCAATGGTTATGTGGCGTGCATTACGTGAAATAAGAGACAAGAACAAAGATGAGCGACTCTCAGTTATTGCTCTTGAATGCCTGACGTGGTGTGAG GTTGATGTGAATATGCGCATGTTTTTTACGGGCTATTCTCGTGGGCTTGTTGGCCCCGCGGATTTGCCTCTGCTACTTAAGCTTAAAGATTGGCCACCACATAGTTCCTTTGAGGAGCGACTGCCACGGCATAGTACAGAGTTTATTTCTGCGTTGCCATTACGTGCCTATACAGATCCAAAATCTGGTCCTCTTAATCTGGCTGTGAAGGTTCCCAAAGATTTTGCAAAACCAGATCTTGGTCCGAAGGTTTATATTGCTTATGGAGTCACCCAAGAGTTGGAAATTGGTGATTCTGTTACCAAGATTCACTGCAACATGTCTGATGCG GTCTATATCCTCACACATACTGATGAAATAAAGCTCAAATCAAAAAGAATTACTGCAGTAAAGAAAATGAAGGAGATCTTATCCACCAAGGGAGCGAGTGCATACCTACAATCTTCACATGCAGATTTAGCTGCAAGAACATCTACTGATTCTACAGAAGGAATGTCTGCCCAACTTACTGGTCAAACACACAGTAAACAGCATGCCTGTAATTCTTCTGTTGCAAGAGGAAAAAGGGAGAAGAAAAAAGGCAAGGGAAATAAGATAGAACATATTCCTGTGTCTACTGAGTCAGAAGATGAGGATCTCCCATCTGTAGAGGGAAGCCAAACAGAAGGTGGTGCCTTGTGGGATATTTTCCGACGGGAAGATGTTACAAAGCTGCATGATTATCTGATGAAGCATGCAGATGAGTTTAGGCATTGCAATTATGAACCAGTGAAGCAG GTTACTCATCCTATACATGATCAGTATTTTTATCTAACACATGAGCACAAGCGCAAGCTTAAGGAAGAATATG GAATTGAGCCTTGGACATTTGAACAGAGGCTTGGTGAGGCGGTACTTATCCCAGCAGGATGTCCCCACCAGGTCAGAAATTTGAAG CAGTCATGTATAAATGTCGCACTTGATTTCGTTTCTCCGGAAAATTTGCGACAGTGCATCAGGTTGACAAATGAATTCCGTCTTTTACCCAAGGGGCATTGGGCCAATGAAGACAAACTAGAG GTTAAGAAGATAGCTCTTCATGCACTCAGCAAAGCAATTGCGGATATCACTCTGTATGACTGCAAGGATGG CCCGAAGAAAGAAGTTAAAGATGAACTTCGCCCAAGTGAAGTTGCAGAAATGGAATGTCAACCGTAG
- the LOC117835064 gene encoding lysine-specific demethylase JMJ29 isoform X3, producing the protein MIETGTHIYQNMILRNVAHLVEIFAIVDNWDVSTDDKVKFSLRIVHFLLPWLKEFHQDQVLEKRIEASIQAGIDACSVKVTLATCWRNERTYCNNCRTSIADFHRSCNKCFYDLCLSCCRELRGGHAPGGGVKSDKVTNLTYDGGKEDWQQRSSHDKVASQGPSDGQYAILIGSAVPPEDNTPRWRANSNGSIPCPPNAFGGCGSSLLELKCLLEEKFIADLLEKSNSVVNNGTQLESEGSKCSCFAESGYMNDETSRKASRRHNSCDNYIYCPTARDVQNESLDHFQEHWLKGQPVIVRDSLALASGLSWEPMVMWRALREIRDKNKDERLSVIALECLTWCEVDVNMRMFFTGYSRGLVGPADLPLLLKLKDWPPHSSFEERLPRHSTEFISALPLRAYTDPKSGPLNLAVKVPKDFAKPDLGPKVYIAYGVTQELEIGDSVTKIHCNMSDAVYILTHTDEIKLKSKRITAVKKMKEILSTKGASAYLQSSHADLAARTSTDSTEGMSAQLTGQTHSKQHACNSSVARGKREKKKGKGNKIEHIPVSTESEDEDLPSVEGSQTEGGALWDIFRREDVTKLHDYLMKHADEFRHCNYEPVKQVTHPIHDQYFYLTHEHKRKLKEEYGIEPWTFEQRLGEAVLIPAGCPHQVRNLKSCINVALDFVSPENLRQCIRLTNEFRLLPKGHWANEDKLEVKKIALHALSKAIADITLYDCKDGPKKEVKDELRPSEVAEMECQP; encoded by the exons ATGATCGAAACAGGTACCCACATTTATCAGAATATGATTTTGAGAAATGTTGCCCATCTTGTCGAAATATTTGCAATT GTTGACAACTGGGATGTATCTACAGATGATAAAGTTAAATTTTCCCTGCGTATTGTGCACTTTCTGCTCCCTTGGTTGAAAGAATTTCACCAAGATCAGGTGCTAGAGAAGAGGATTGAGGCCTCGATTCAAG CAGGGATTGACGCATGCAGCGTTAAGGTTACTCTAGCTACATGTTGGCGCAACGAACGGACATACTG CAACAACTGCAGGACATCTATTGCTGATTTCCACAGAAGCTGCAACAAATGTTTCTATGATCTCTGCCTCAGCTGCTGCCGGGAGCTTCGTGGAGGCCATGCTCCTGGTGGTGGTGTTAAAAGTGACAAAGTTACAAATCTCACTTATGATGGAGGCAAGGAAGATTGGCAACAGAGAAGTagtcatgataaagttgcaagtcaagGACCTTCAGATGGACAGTATGCCATTTTGATAGGTAGTGCAGTTCCACCTGAGGATAACACTCCTAGGTGGAGGGCAAATAGCAATGGAAGCATACCTTGTCCTCCAAATGCATTTGGTGGTTGTGGTAGTTCACTTCTTGAACTTAAGTGTTTGCTCGAAGAGAAATTTATTGCTGACTTACTAGAGAAATCCAATTCCGTGGTCAACAATGGAACACAGCTGGAGTCTGAGGGTTCAAAATGTTCCTGCTTTGCAGAATCTGGTTACATGAACGATGAAACATCACGAAAAGCATCTCGCAGACATAATTCCTGTGATAACTACATATATTGTCCAACTGCTAGAGATGTTCAGAATGAAAGTCTGGATCATTTCCAGGAGCACTGGTTGAAGGGGCAGCCTGTTATTGTTCGCGATTCACTTGCATTGGCTTCTGGGTTGAGCTGGGAACCAATGGTTATGTGGCGTGCATTACGTGAAATAAGAGACAAGAACAAAGATGAGCGACTCTCAGTTATTGCTCTTGAATGCCTGACGTGGTGTGAG GTTGATGTGAATATGCGCATGTTTTTTACGGGCTATTCTCGTGGGCTTGTTGGCCCCGCGGATTTGCCTCTGCTACTTAAGCTTAAAGATTGGCCACCACATAGTTCCTTTGAGGAGCGACTGCCACGGCATAGTACAGAGTTTATTTCTGCGTTGCCATTACGTGCCTATACAGATCCAAAATCTGGTCCTCTTAATCTGGCTGTGAAGGTTCCCAAAGATTTTGCAAAACCAGATCTTGGTCCGAAGGTTTATATTGCTTATGGAGTCACCCAAGAGTTGGAAATTGGTGATTCTGTTACCAAGATTCACTGCAACATGTCTGATGCG GTCTATATCCTCACACATACTGATGAAATAAAGCTCAAATCAAAAAGAATTACTGCAGTAAAGAAAATGAAGGAGATCTTATCCACCAAGGGAGCGAGTGCATACCTACAATCTTCACATGCAGATTTAGCTGCAAGAACATCTACTGATTCTACAGAAGGAATGTCTGCCCAACTTACTGGTCAAACACACAGTAAACAGCATGCCTGTAATTCTTCTGTTGCAAGAGGAAAAAGGGAGAAGAAAAAAGGCAAGGGAAATAAGATAGAACATATTCCTGTGTCTACTGAGTCAGAAGATGAGGATCTCCCATCTGTAGAGGGAAGCCAAACAGAAGGTGGTGCCTTGTGGGATATTTTCCGACGGGAAGATGTTACAAAGCTGCATGATTATCTGATGAAGCATGCAGATGAGTTTAGGCATTGCAATTATGAACCAGTGAAGCAG GTTACTCATCCTATACATGATCAGTATTTTTATCTAACACATGAGCACAAGCGCAAGCTTAAGGAAGAATATG GAATTGAGCCTTGGACATTTGAACAGAGGCTTGGTGAGGCGGTACTTATCCCAGCAGGATGTCCCCACCAGGTCAGAAATTTGAAG TCATGTATAAATGTCGCACTTGATTTCGTTTCTCCGGAAAATTTGCGACAGTGCATCAGGTTGACAAATGAATTCCGTCTTTTACCCAAGGGGCATTGGGCCAATGAAGACAAACTAGAG GTTAAGAAGATAGCTCTTCATGCACTCAGCAAAGCAATTGCGGATATCACTCTGTATGACTGCAAGGATGG CCCGAAGAAAGAAGTTAAAGATGAACTTCGCCCAAGTGAAGTTGCAGAAATGGAATGTCAACCGTAG
- the LOC117835064 gene encoding lysine-specific demethylase JMJ27 isoform X2, with the protein MIETGTHIYQNMILRNVAHLVEIFAIVDNWDVSTDDKVKFSLRIVHFLLPWLKEFHQDQVLEKRIEASIQGIDACSVKVTLATCWRNERTYCNNCRTSIADFHRSCNKCFYDLCLSCCRELRGGHAPGGGVKSDKVTNLTYDGGKEDWQQRSSHDKVASQGPSDGQYAILIGSAVPPEDNTPRWRANSNGSIPCPPNAFGGCGSSLLELKCLLEEKFIADLLEKSNSVVNNGTQLESEGSKCSCFAESGYMNDETSRKASRRHNSCDNYIYCPTARDVQNESLDHFQEHWLKGQPVIVRDSLALASGLSWEPMVMWRALREIRDKNKDERLSVIALECLTWCEVDVNMRMFFTGYSRGLVGPADLPLLLKLKDWPPHSSFEERLPRHSTEFISALPLRAYTDPKSGPLNLAVKVPKDFAKPDLGPKVYIAYGVTQELEIGDSVTKIHCNMSDAVYILTHTDEIKLKSKRITAVKKMKEILSTKGASAYLQSSHADLAARTSTDSTEGMSAQLTGQTHSKQHACNSSVARGKREKKKGKGNKIEHIPVSTESEDEDLPSVEGSQTEGGALWDIFRREDVTKLHDYLMKHADEFRHCNYEPVKQVTHPIHDQYFYLTHEHKRKLKEEYGIEPWTFEQRLGEAVLIPAGCPHQVRNLKQSCINVALDFVSPENLRQCIRLTNEFRLLPKGHWANEDKLEVKKIALHALSKAIADITLYDCKDGPKKEVKDELRPSEVAEMECQP; encoded by the exons ATGATCGAAACAGGTACCCACATTTATCAGAATATGATTTTGAGAAATGTTGCCCATCTTGTCGAAATATTTGCAATT GTTGACAACTGGGATGTATCTACAGATGATAAAGTTAAATTTTCCCTGCGTATTGTGCACTTTCTGCTCCCTTGGTTGAAAGAATTTCACCAAGATCAGGTGCTAGAGAAGAGGATTGAGGCCTCGATTCAAG GGATTGACGCATGCAGCGTTAAGGTTACTCTAGCTACATGTTGGCGCAACGAACGGACATACTG CAACAACTGCAGGACATCTATTGCTGATTTCCACAGAAGCTGCAACAAATGTTTCTATGATCTCTGCCTCAGCTGCTGCCGGGAGCTTCGTGGAGGCCATGCTCCTGGTGGTGGTGTTAAAAGTGACAAAGTTACAAATCTCACTTATGATGGAGGCAAGGAAGATTGGCAACAGAGAAGTagtcatgataaagttgcaagtcaagGACCTTCAGATGGACAGTATGCCATTTTGATAGGTAGTGCAGTTCCACCTGAGGATAACACTCCTAGGTGGAGGGCAAATAGCAATGGAAGCATACCTTGTCCTCCAAATGCATTTGGTGGTTGTGGTAGTTCACTTCTTGAACTTAAGTGTTTGCTCGAAGAGAAATTTATTGCTGACTTACTAGAGAAATCCAATTCCGTGGTCAACAATGGAACACAGCTGGAGTCTGAGGGTTCAAAATGTTCCTGCTTTGCAGAATCTGGTTACATGAACGATGAAACATCACGAAAAGCATCTCGCAGACATAATTCCTGTGATAACTACATATATTGTCCAACTGCTAGAGATGTTCAGAATGAAAGTCTGGATCATTTCCAGGAGCACTGGTTGAAGGGGCAGCCTGTTATTGTTCGCGATTCACTTGCATTGGCTTCTGGGTTGAGCTGGGAACCAATGGTTATGTGGCGTGCATTACGTGAAATAAGAGACAAGAACAAAGATGAGCGACTCTCAGTTATTGCTCTTGAATGCCTGACGTGGTGTGAG GTTGATGTGAATATGCGCATGTTTTTTACGGGCTATTCTCGTGGGCTTGTTGGCCCCGCGGATTTGCCTCTGCTACTTAAGCTTAAAGATTGGCCACCACATAGTTCCTTTGAGGAGCGACTGCCACGGCATAGTACAGAGTTTATTTCTGCGTTGCCATTACGTGCCTATACAGATCCAAAATCTGGTCCTCTTAATCTGGCTGTGAAGGTTCCCAAAGATTTTGCAAAACCAGATCTTGGTCCGAAGGTTTATATTGCTTATGGAGTCACCCAAGAGTTGGAAATTGGTGATTCTGTTACCAAGATTCACTGCAACATGTCTGATGCG GTCTATATCCTCACACATACTGATGAAATAAAGCTCAAATCAAAAAGAATTACTGCAGTAAAGAAAATGAAGGAGATCTTATCCACCAAGGGAGCGAGTGCATACCTACAATCTTCACATGCAGATTTAGCTGCAAGAACATCTACTGATTCTACAGAAGGAATGTCTGCCCAACTTACTGGTCAAACACACAGTAAACAGCATGCCTGTAATTCTTCTGTTGCAAGAGGAAAAAGGGAGAAGAAAAAAGGCAAGGGAAATAAGATAGAACATATTCCTGTGTCTACTGAGTCAGAAGATGAGGATCTCCCATCTGTAGAGGGAAGCCAAACAGAAGGTGGTGCCTTGTGGGATATTTTCCGACGGGAAGATGTTACAAAGCTGCATGATTATCTGATGAAGCATGCAGATGAGTTTAGGCATTGCAATTATGAACCAGTGAAGCAG GTTACTCATCCTATACATGATCAGTATTTTTATCTAACACATGAGCACAAGCGCAAGCTTAAGGAAGAATATG GAATTGAGCCTTGGACATTTGAACAGAGGCTTGGTGAGGCGGTACTTATCCCAGCAGGATGTCCCCACCAGGTCAGAAATTTGAAG CAGTCATGTATAAATGTCGCACTTGATTTCGTTTCTCCGGAAAATTTGCGACAGTGCATCAGGTTGACAAATGAATTCCGTCTTTTACCCAAGGGGCATTGGGCCAATGAAGACAAACTAGAG GTTAAGAAGATAGCTCTTCATGCACTCAGCAAAGCAATTGCGGATATCACTCTGTATGACTGCAAGGATGG CCCGAAGAAAGAAGTTAAAGATGAACTTCGCCCAAGTGAAGTTGCAGAAATGGAATGTCAACCGTAG
- the LOC117835064 gene encoding lysine-specific demethylase JMJ27 isoform X4, whose protein sequence is MILRNVAHLVEIFAIVDNWDVSTDDKVKFSLRIVHFLLPWLKEFHQDQVLEKRIEASIQAGIDACSVKVTLATCWRNERTYCNNCRTSIADFHRSCNKCFYDLCLSCCRELRGGHAPGGGVKSDKVTNLTYDGGKEDWQQRSSHDKVASQGPSDGQYAILIGSAVPPEDNTPRWRANSNGSIPCPPNAFGGCGSSLLELKCLLEEKFIADLLEKSNSVVNNGTQLESEGSKCSCFAESGYMNDETSRKASRRHNSCDNYIYCPTARDVQNESLDHFQEHWLKGQPVIVRDSLALASGLSWEPMVMWRALREIRDKNKDERLSVIALECLTWCEVDVNMRMFFTGYSRGLVGPADLPLLLKLKDWPPHSSFEERLPRHSTEFISALPLRAYTDPKSGPLNLAVKVPKDFAKPDLGPKVYIAYGVTQELEIGDSVTKIHCNMSDAVYILTHTDEIKLKSKRITAVKKMKEILSTKGASAYLQSSHADLAARTSTDSTEGMSAQLTGQTHSKQHACNSSVARGKREKKKGKGNKIEHIPVSTESEDEDLPSVEGSQTEGGALWDIFRREDVTKLHDYLMKHADEFRHCNYEPVKQVTHPIHDQYFYLTHEHKRKLKEEYGIEPWTFEQRLGEAVLIPAGCPHQVRNLKQSCINVALDFVSPENLRQCIRLTNEFRLLPKGHWANEDKLEVKKIALHALSKAIADITLYDCKDGPKKEVKDELRPSEVAEMECQP, encoded by the exons ATGATTTTGAGAAATGTTGCCCATCTTGTCGAAATATTTGCAATT GTTGACAACTGGGATGTATCTACAGATGATAAAGTTAAATTTTCCCTGCGTATTGTGCACTTTCTGCTCCCTTGGTTGAAAGAATTTCACCAAGATCAGGTGCTAGAGAAGAGGATTGAGGCCTCGATTCAAG CAGGGATTGACGCATGCAGCGTTAAGGTTACTCTAGCTACATGTTGGCGCAACGAACGGACATACTG CAACAACTGCAGGACATCTATTGCTGATTTCCACAGAAGCTGCAACAAATGTTTCTATGATCTCTGCCTCAGCTGCTGCCGGGAGCTTCGTGGAGGCCATGCTCCTGGTGGTGGTGTTAAAAGTGACAAAGTTACAAATCTCACTTATGATGGAGGCAAGGAAGATTGGCAACAGAGAAGTagtcatgataaagttgcaagtcaagGACCTTCAGATGGACAGTATGCCATTTTGATAGGTAGTGCAGTTCCACCTGAGGATAACACTCCTAGGTGGAGGGCAAATAGCAATGGAAGCATACCTTGTCCTCCAAATGCATTTGGTGGTTGTGGTAGTTCACTTCTTGAACTTAAGTGTTTGCTCGAAGAGAAATTTATTGCTGACTTACTAGAGAAATCCAATTCCGTGGTCAACAATGGAACACAGCTGGAGTCTGAGGGTTCAAAATGTTCCTGCTTTGCAGAATCTGGTTACATGAACGATGAAACATCACGAAAAGCATCTCGCAGACATAATTCCTGTGATAACTACATATATTGTCCAACTGCTAGAGATGTTCAGAATGAAAGTCTGGATCATTTCCAGGAGCACTGGTTGAAGGGGCAGCCTGTTATTGTTCGCGATTCACTTGCATTGGCTTCTGGGTTGAGCTGGGAACCAATGGTTATGTGGCGTGCATTACGTGAAATAAGAGACAAGAACAAAGATGAGCGACTCTCAGTTATTGCTCTTGAATGCCTGACGTGGTGTGAG GTTGATGTGAATATGCGCATGTTTTTTACGGGCTATTCTCGTGGGCTTGTTGGCCCCGCGGATTTGCCTCTGCTACTTAAGCTTAAAGATTGGCCACCACATAGTTCCTTTGAGGAGCGACTGCCACGGCATAGTACAGAGTTTATTTCTGCGTTGCCATTACGTGCCTATACAGATCCAAAATCTGGTCCTCTTAATCTGGCTGTGAAGGTTCCCAAAGATTTTGCAAAACCAGATCTTGGTCCGAAGGTTTATATTGCTTATGGAGTCACCCAAGAGTTGGAAATTGGTGATTCTGTTACCAAGATTCACTGCAACATGTCTGATGCG GTCTATATCCTCACACATACTGATGAAATAAAGCTCAAATCAAAAAGAATTACTGCAGTAAAGAAAATGAAGGAGATCTTATCCACCAAGGGAGCGAGTGCATACCTACAATCTTCACATGCAGATTTAGCTGCAAGAACATCTACTGATTCTACAGAAGGAATGTCTGCCCAACTTACTGGTCAAACACACAGTAAACAGCATGCCTGTAATTCTTCTGTTGCAAGAGGAAAAAGGGAGAAGAAAAAAGGCAAGGGAAATAAGATAGAACATATTCCTGTGTCTACTGAGTCAGAAGATGAGGATCTCCCATCTGTAGAGGGAAGCCAAACAGAAGGTGGTGCCTTGTGGGATATTTTCCGACGGGAAGATGTTACAAAGCTGCATGATTATCTGATGAAGCATGCAGATGAGTTTAGGCATTGCAATTATGAACCAGTGAAGCAG GTTACTCATCCTATACATGATCAGTATTTTTATCTAACACATGAGCACAAGCGCAAGCTTAAGGAAGAATATG GAATTGAGCCTTGGACATTTGAACAGAGGCTTGGTGAGGCGGTACTTATCCCAGCAGGATGTCCCCACCAGGTCAGAAATTTGAAG CAGTCATGTATAAATGTCGCACTTGATTTCGTTTCTCCGGAAAATTTGCGACAGTGCATCAGGTTGACAAATGAATTCCGTCTTTTACCCAAGGGGCATTGGGCCAATGAAGACAAACTAGAG GTTAAGAAGATAGCTCTTCATGCACTCAGCAAAGCAATTGCGGATATCACTCTGTATGACTGCAAGGATGG CCCGAAGAAAGAAGTTAAAGATGAACTTCGCCCAAGTGAAGTTGCAGAAATGGAATGTCAACCGTAG